The Myroides phaeus DNA segment CAATAATTGGAGATAAGTATAATTTATTACCTTTTACATTGAATTCTGTTACATCAGTAGCCCACTTTTGATGAGGCTCTGTAGCTTTAAAATTTCGTTGAAGTATATTCTCTGCTGCTTTACCAACATCTCCTTTAAAAGATTTGTATTTCTTAGCTCGAATTATACTTTTAAGATTTAATTCCCTCATTATCTTAGCGATAGTTTTAAAGTTTACAGGTATTCCTAACTCTTTTCTAAGAGCCAATGCAATACGTCTATATCCATACAATCCTTTGTGTTTATTATAGAGATCAACTACATGTTTGACTAAATTCACATGTTTGTCCAAAAAAGAAACACTCTTTGTATGGTAGTAATAACAACTACGAGCTAGCCCAGCTAAGTGTAGTAGATGTTTTAAATTATGATCGCGCCTTAGCTCCGTAACTATTACGGCTTTTTCTTTTTGGCTTGTTTGCTTTGAGCCAAGGCTTCCAACTTTTTTAGATAAGCAATTTCTGCACGTAAATATTCATTTTCAATTTTCAATTTTTCTAAATCAGTCATTGAACTTTTGATTCCAGGAATAGCGCTTTTCTTTGTCATTGAGGTAATTGTTTTATTTTTCTTTAAATGTACACCCCGATTATCTTCTAAACCTTTAAATCCCTCACTTTTAAATTTTCTTATCCATTGGAATAAGACAGAAGGATTTGAGATTCTATATCTAACACAGGTATCTGTCAAAGATAAATCACTATTTTGATGCTCCTGAATAATATGAACTTTTTCTTCTATAGTGAATTTGTTTTGGGAGATTCCACGTAATCCTTGTTCTCCATAAACTTCATATAGTTTAAACCAAAAATAAAGGTTAAACTCACTGATTTTTTCTGATCGAGAAAGTCCCTTCATACTGTCTTTCCCTTCCAAAATAATAGTTACTAAACGTAACTTAAATTCAAAATTGTATTTCTGTTTTCTACTCATAAAAAATGCCCCAAAAAGTGTCTAACTTTTTGGGGCATATCTATTTAGGAGCCTTTTTTATTTTAATCAATCAGTAATGACTTTAGATTTTTACGATAAGCCTCCAATAAGTCAGACTTAATAATATACCCAACATACTTCTTATGGTATTGAACTAATACAAAATCAAGGTTATTAGTTTCAAATATTTGCATTATAATTTTAGTTGAATCGTTATAAGACACTGTAATCGGGCTTTCAATCAAATCTTTTAACGGAGTAAACTTCGTGTGGAAGTTGCTAAAAATAATTCCTCTAACGTGGTTTAAATTGATAATTCCCAGTATTTTTTCGTCATCATCTAATACCGGAATAAATGTTTGATCCGTATTTGAAAACAAGTTAACCACATCAGCTGTGGTATTGTTTAATGTAATCGTTTTTATCTCTTTTTTAATGTAATCTTGCGCCACAATAGTAGATAAGATATTCGAATCCTTGTCTGATGTAAACACCATTCCAGAATTAGCAATCGACTTAATATCCATTGAGTATTTCTCCATTTGCTTAGAAATTGCAAAGCTTATTGACGATACGATTAATAGGGGAACCATTAATCCGTACCCTCCCGTAATTTCAGCAATTAAGAAAATACCCGTTAACGGAGCGTGGAATAGTCCACTAATAACTCCCGCCATACCTACTACGGTAAAGTTTTGCACTGGTATTTCTTTTAACCCTACGATTTGTAACATCTTAGACAAAGCGAACCCTAAGTAAGACCCTACAAATAGAGAAGGAGCAAAGTTACCTCCATTACCACCACTACCCATTGTTAAACCAGCGGCAAAGGTTTTCACTAAAGCTGCTCCTAATACAAAAAGTACTAATACCCATTGGTTAGATGAGAATTTAGCTAACAATGTATTGTTTAATATATCTTGAGGCGACTCACTTGTCAAGATTTTAATGCTCTCATATCCCTCTCCAAATAGCGTAGGGAATAAGAAGATTAAAACAGCTAAAAGCGAGGCTCCTAATAGTGCTTTCTTGTATATACTACCAGCAAAACTTGAAATGAAGTGTTCTGTTTTTCTAAACATTCTCGCGTGATACACACAAAAAAGACCAGATAAGATTCCCAACAATACATAGTACGCCGTATTACCAGTGTCAAACATCAATTGGTGTTTAAACGATAATAAGATGTCTTCTTTAATGATTAGGTTAGAAACAATCGTACCCGTTGCAGCTGAAATCATAATTGGAATAAAAGCCGAAACAGAAATATCTACCAAGATGATTTCAATAGCAAACAATACCCCAGCAATAGGTGCATTGAAGGCAGCAGAAACCCCTGCGGCCACCCCACACCCTAATAAGAGTATTCTATCTTTATAATTTAGCTTGTAGTTTTGAGCATAATTAGAACCAAATGCCGCACCAGTAATCGCAATAGGCGACTCCAATCCCAGTGAACCTCCCATACCAACGGTAAGTGAACTGGTAATAATCTGTGAGTACATTTGTTTGCGGGGCATAATTCCCGACTTCTTAGCTACCGCAATCATAATCTGATAAGTCCCTTTTTCAATCGAACCATTCAAGAATTTATTAACGATAAAAACCGTTAGCAAGATACCGATGATAGGCAAGATACTGTTGGTGTACGGTAGGTGAGATAAACTATCAATATAAGAAGTGAAGCGAAAAACAGAGTGGGCAAAATACTTAAGTATAATAACCGCAATTGCTGAAGATGCTCCTACTAACACACAGGAAAGGTATAAAAATTGCCTGTTGTTTAAGATAGACTTTAGGAAGAATAATATTCCCTCTGAATATTTAAAAACTTGGTTAGCGTAATACTTTATTTTTGGTAGATTAATAATTTTCATAGTGCAAAAATAGTGTAAAAGACAACTTTTGTAAAGTACAAATTGAAATAACTTTTATAAAAAAAGCAGTGTTTGCTGATCTATTTCAATAAAAAGCGATCTGTTTTTTCAAACGATACTAAATGCTCTTGTAAGGCTGTCATAAATGACAAAAAGTGTTCTTCTAATATAGTGTAATGTAATAGCAATTCTTCTGTTGCAAACTGCATCTTAGAAACGTTTTTTGTTCGTCGATCCATTTGCGTTAATATGTATTTTAATCCTTCGATACTACTGTATTTTACCAACCAATTTTCATCTACCATAATATGTAAAAACTTCTGTACTCGCTCAGGAAGCACCTCAAAGTTGTCTTGTAGCGACTTGTAAAAAGTAGCAGCATATTCAGGCAGTGGTATTGCAGAGAATAGGTGCCAGTTTTTAGCTAAAAAATGGTCGTAATACATATCTACAATAACAGCGGCGTAATGGTTATATCGCGGAACTAATAGTTTTTTACTCGTTCGCCAAATAGGATGTGCATCTGTATAGGTGTCTATTTCCCGATGCAGTATAATTCCCTGTTGAATGCGAGTAGGGTAATCCAAATAATTCTTACCACGCACACTATCTGCAACAAAGTTTCCAATTTTTAAAAACTCGTCTTCTCCCGATAGATAAATGTGTGCTAAGAAATTCATAATTACAATTTGCCTATAAAAATACGGCATTTTACCATTTATAACTTATAATACGAAACAATATTATCTATCTTTGCGAGTATAATAAAATTTTAGTTATGACATTGATTAAATCTATCTCAGGAATACGAGGGACTATTGGTGGAA contains these protein-coding regions:
- a CDS encoding IS3 family transposase; the protein is MFTCRNCLSKKVGSLGSKQTSQKEKAVIVTELRRDHNLKHLLHLAGLARSCYYYHTKSVSFLDKHVNLVKHVVDLYNKHKGLYGYRRIALALRKELGIPVNFKTIAKIMRELNLKSIIRAKKYKSFKGDVGKAAENILQRNFKATEPHQKWATDVTEFNVKGNKLYLSPIIDLFNGEIISYNLSTSPNFKQTLDMLNKAFRRRKKDKVTSIKTILHSDQGWQYRMKKYQNKLKQNQIIQSMSRKGNCLDNAIIENFFGVLKSELFYLKKYNSILELTNEIKEYIKYYNNERIRINLNGMSPVEYRAHYIKKIA
- a CDS encoding transposase — encoded protein: MSRKQKYNFEFKLRLVTIILEGKDSMKGLSRSEKISEFNLYFWFKLYEVYGEQGLRGISQNKFTIEEKVHIIQEHQNSDLSLTDTCVRYRISNPSVLFQWIRKFKSEGFKGLEDNRGVHLKKNKTITSMTKKSAIPGIKSSMTDLEKLKIENEYLRAEIAYLKKLEALAQSKQAKKKKP
- a CDS encoding chloride channel protein translates to MKIINLPKIKYYANQVFKYSEGILFFLKSILNNRQFLYLSCVLVGASSAIAVIILKYFAHSVFRFTSYIDSLSHLPYTNSILPIIGILLTVFIVNKFLNGSIEKGTYQIMIAVAKKSGIMPRKQMYSQIITSSLTVGMGGSLGLESPIAITGAAFGSNYAQNYKLNYKDRILLLGCGVAAGVSAAFNAPIAGVLFAIEIILVDISVSAFIPIMISAATGTIVSNLIIKEDILLSFKHQLMFDTGNTAYYVLLGILSGLFCVYHARMFRKTEHFISSFAGSIYKKALLGASLLAVLIFLFPTLFGEGYESIKILTSESPQDILNNTLLAKFSSNQWVLVLFVLGAALVKTFAAGLTMGSGGNGGNFAPSLFVGSYLGFALSKMLQIVGLKEIPVQNFTVVGMAGVISGLFHAPLTGIFLIAEITGGYGLMVPLLIVSSISFAISKQMEKYSMDIKSIANSGMVFTSDKDSNILSTIVAQDYIKKEIKTITLNNTTADVVNLFSNTDQTFIPVLDDDEKILGIINLNHVRGIIFSNFHTKFTPLKDLIESPITVSYNDSTKIIMQIFETNNLDFVLVQYHKKYVGYIIKSDLLEAYRKNLKSLLID
- a CDS encoding ACP phosphodiesterase; translated protein: MNFLAHIYLSGEDEFLKIGNFVADSVRGKNYLDYPTRIQQGIILHREIDTYTDAHPIWRTSKKLLVPRYNHYAAVIVDMYYDHFLAKNWHLFSAIPLPEYAATFYKSLQDNFEVLPERVQKFLHIMVDENWLVKYSSIEGLKYILTQMDRRTKNVSKMQFATEELLLHYTILEEHFLSFMTALQEHLVSFEKTDRFLLK